One window of Sulfuricaulis sp. genomic DNA carries:
- a CDS encoding glycosyltransferase: MRILHIIESLDFGGAEKVTVSLANGMAASHDVTICCLKRVGVLGTQTDKRVRIVCLDKGEGNEYLLPLRLAGLIRKHGFDVVHTHNWAVFLEGGLAGLLAGTRILIHTVHGPYADYAPSRLSRFKIAVRHTLERRLARRFCRIATVSDAIRSYIEKDIRIPARHLITVHNGIPANNISFIQRPERPHVTFMTVGRLAPIKNHALMLRAFHTVSKGNPNVRLVIVGDGPERPALERFIRENGLDDKVTLPGFRDDIDLLLREADVFLLTSHYEGISIALLEAMRAGLPAIGTAVGGIPETIIDGKTGLLVAPDSQEDLVKAMLRLADSKTGRDDMGRQGYDYFIKEFSLATMLSRYEKLYTGNN, from the coding sequence TTGCGCATTTTGCACATCATCGAATCGCTTGATTTTGGCGGTGCCGAGAAAGTTACCGTCAGTCTGGCCAACGGCATGGCGGCTTCGCACGACGTGACCATCTGCTGCCTGAAACGCGTGGGCGTCCTTGGCACCCAGACCGACAAACGTGTCCGAATTGTCTGTCTCGACAAGGGTGAAGGCAACGAATACCTGCTGCCACTGCGACTGGCCGGCCTGATCAGGAAACATGGTTTCGACGTAGTGCACACCCACAACTGGGCGGTATTCCTGGAAGGCGGCCTGGCCGGCCTGTTGGCGGGTACGCGCATACTGATTCATACCGTGCATGGACCGTACGCAGATTACGCGCCATCCAGGCTGTCACGTTTTAAAATAGCCGTCCGCCATACTCTCGAAAGAAGATTGGCGCGGAGATTTTGTCGCATCGCCACGGTATCCGACGCCATACGCAGCTATATCGAAAAGGACATTCGCATACCCGCACGTCACCTGATTACGGTACATAACGGCATACCTGCCAACAATATAAGTTTCATACAACGGCCGGAACGCCCGCATGTCACCTTCATGACAGTCGGGCGCCTGGCGCCGATCAAAAATCACGCACTGATGTTGCGAGCGTTTCACACAGTATCCAAGGGAAATCCGAATGTCCGACTCGTGATAGTGGGGGATGGCCCGGAACGGCCGGCGCTGGAGCGCTTTATTCGGGAAAATGGCCTGGATGACAAAGTCACTCTGCCGGGATTTCGCGACGATATTGACTTGCTTCTGCGTGAAGCCGACGTCTTCCTGCTGACATCACACTACGAAGGAATATCAATTGCCTTGCTGGAGGCCATGCGCGCCGGTTTGCCGGCTATCGGGACCGCTGTGGGCGGGATACCGGAAACCATTATTGACGGAAAAACTGGATTGCTGGTTGCCCCGGACAGCCAGGAAGACCTCGTCAAGGCCATGCTAAGGCTGGCTGATTCAAAAACGGGGCGCGACGACATGGGCCGGCAAGGCTACGATTACTTTATAAAAGAATTTTCACTTGCCACCATGCTGTCACGCTATGAAAAGCTGTACACCGGCAACAACTGA
- a CDS encoding Ig-like domain-containing protein, with amino-acid sequence METTSGLRFASSNISAFQPLVILLFIFVFLLTACGGGASESGNSPATSSSGTTSGGSSGVSGGNSGDTTRPIVTIISPTSSASYASPGNTINLAGSASDNTGVTQVTWSNSLGGSGTASGSISWNVGSVTLQNGTNTITVTARDAAGNTGIDTLIVSYNSGSGSRATYYLSPTGSDTANNGLSLASPWKSFAKAFGSMTAGDELILLDGNYSSSAGTGYINYQGSGSAQPPSGTSLSNVTYVHALNPGNVTVQGGLFIGRSTRKDSFIKIQGITFEGGGDLYNTSYVTIKDCGFHGSFGIGTNDHDNGNDYNLIEDVWVWASGERIIAINYRSHHNVWRRVVVRGDGCGTSGCNGSGNPNVGFTVYNSMDVSVQNVIVVDRILAATDEPYGDFAVAQHAPGPNFGRAEWLGTISLKAPDTGYYMEPDVGGTVDPTIRISNAVAWDADGEGFNIARSGSNNLLENLTAYGRTGDSIRVAPELSGGTLRNVISTNSGRYGINSAYKPSYVDAYNARSSAYNNTTCSVGCYTSNPQADGATPSLKYITRVESGSFLKGKGNGGADIGANVLNRYGSNDSRFGESGYNTLTSTALWPWPNEDRIKREMCVNTTRGFCSTGQRLGNVGPVTLTTYIWEYLGNPIPSGVYP; translated from the coding sequence ATGGAAACTACTAGCGGGCTACGCTTCGCGTCGAGCAACATCTCTGCCTTTCAGCCACTTGTCATCCTTCTTTTTATTTTTGTCTTTCTTCTGACCGCCTGCGGCGGTGGAGCGAGCGAAAGTGGCAACAGCCCGGCTACCAGCAGCTCCGGAACAACCTCCGGCGGATCGAGCGGCGTCTCCGGTGGCAATTCAGGCGATACAACCAGGCCGATTGTCACAATTATCAGTCCGACCAGCAGCGCCAGTTACGCTTCTCCCGGCAACACCATCAATCTTGCCGGCAGCGCTTCAGACAATACTGGCGTCACGCAAGTAACCTGGTCGAACAGCTTGGGTGGCAGCGGAACGGCCAGTGGCTCCATCTCATGGAACGTTGGCAGCGTCACGCTACAAAATGGCACCAATACCATTACGGTAACGGCGCGCGATGCGGCAGGTAATACCGGCATCGATACGCTGATTGTTTCGTACAACAGCGGCTCAGGAAGCCGTGCAACCTATTATCTCTCTCCAACAGGCAGCGACACTGCCAATAACGGACTCTCGCTTGCCAGTCCGTGGAAATCTTTCGCCAAGGCCTTCGGCAGCATGACTGCGGGCGATGAATTGATTCTGCTGGATGGCAATTATTCATCTTCTGCGGGGACGGGATATATCAACTATCAGGGCTCCGGTTCCGCTCAGCCACCCTCCGGGACCAGCCTGAGCAATGTGACTTATGTGCATGCACTGAACCCGGGCAATGTCACGGTTCAGGGCGGTCTGTTTATCGGCCGCTCCACCCGCAAAGACAGTTTCATCAAGATCCAGGGCATCACTTTCGAAGGTGGCGGCGATCTATATAACACCAGCTACGTCACCATCAAGGATTGCGGTTTCCATGGATCCTTCGGTATCGGCACCAACGACCACGATAATGGTAACGACTACAACCTGATCGAGGATGTCTGGGTGTGGGCTTCGGGCGAACGCATCATCGCCATTAACTACCGCTCACATCACAATGTATGGCGACGCGTGGTCGTGCGCGGCGACGGATGCGGCACGTCCGGTTGCAACGGCAGCGGCAATCCCAATGTTGGTTTTACGGTCTACAACTCCATGGACGTTTCGGTCCAGAACGTCATCGTCGTAGACCGCATTCTGGCCGCCACCGACGAACCCTATGGTGATTTTGCGGTAGCCCAGCACGCGCCCGGTCCCAATTTCGGCCGTGCTGAATGGCTCGGAACTATTTCTCTCAAAGCGCCCGATACGGGCTACTACATGGAACCGGACGTGGGCGGGACCGTAGATCCGACCATCAGGATTTCCAATGCCGTGGCATGGGATGCAGATGGTGAAGGTTTCAATATTGCGCGCTCCGGCAGCAATAATCTTCTGGAAAACCTCACGGCCTACGGCAGAACCGGGGACAGTATCCGTGTAGCGCCAGAATTGTCCGGCGGCACCCTGCGTAACGTGATTTCTACAAACTCCGGGCGCTATGGGATCAATTCGGCCTACAAGCCCAGCTACGTGGACGCCTATAACGCCCGCTCCAGCGCCTATAACAACACAACCTGCTCAGTCGGTTGCTATACCTCGAACCCGCAAGCCGATGGCGCCACGCCTTCACTCAAATACATCACCCGCGTCGAATCCGGCTCGTTCCTCAAAGGCAAGGGCAACGGTGGCGCGGATATCGGCGCCAACGTGCTCAACCGGTACGGCAGCAACGACAGCCGTTTTGGCGAATCGGGTTACAACACGCTTACGTCTACGGCCTTGTGGCCGTGGCCGAATGAGGATCGCATCAAGCGCGAGATGTGCGTCAACACCACGCGTGGCTTTTGTTCCACTGGCCAGCGCCTTGGCAACGTAGGGCCGGTAACACTGACCACTTACATCTGGGAGTACCTAGGCAATCCGATTCCATCTGGAGTTTATCCGTAA
- a CDS encoding phosphotransferase has translation MADKYVEQAWSYDKDSWRHILPALSASDSVLCLDARFGNTAAAFAETGVSVTVIHPCPVTVHIIQHRLASMNIQNVEVIHVPLETARFPFPDNSFHAFIHHDVVATLHADEAIAASPFASLTSTLFSETYRVLKPGGFAHFGAKNPYGYARLLRRVLNSSGSPSKGSRLTPMHRAKNLIRQAGFLHLRAHPYLVENDNVHEIIAPSGYRSTKNSLATSERLKQIVLGKTGARFLAPAYGLVCSKNQNLPLPLESFIDDLCARNILSKTAGKSFGFQRYLSLPGKAIITLGNNGDDKQNVIIVIPKVARVLDWRRKEIVIVNEVRAVSPFLASRLPRLYTECSIGDMTYFAISEIPGMTIDRRVRELERLTCNAVDFLIRFNQITTREISIDEAVFDGLFGSLIRQVIATYPDTRQIMEKIEAHLRRVVPGRNIATVWLHGDYKLENLIFDKKTLEINGIIDWEHSRRDNLPWLDLMYLLVYNRIMTQEHDFFAAYREVILDENLTNHENTVMASYASTIPVTPDMKTVLSCLFLLHHIGFRYIYVMRRELDRHNIFNALDNVEKRLARLSI, from the coding sequence GTGGCGGATAAATATGTCGAGCAAGCCTGGTCCTACGACAAGGACAGTTGGCGGCATATCCTGCCGGCACTATCCGCTTCCGACTCAGTGCTGTGTCTCGATGCCCGCTTTGGTAACACCGCGGCCGCCTTCGCCGAAACCGGGGTTTCGGTAACCGTCATTCATCCCTGCCCCGTGACTGTGCACATCATCCAGCACCGTCTCGCCTCGATGAACATCCAGAACGTGGAAGTTATCCACGTGCCGCTTGAAACTGCCAGGTTTCCATTTCCGGATAATTCCTTCCATGCCTTTATTCATCACGACGTAGTAGCGACATTACATGCTGATGAGGCAATCGCGGCCAGTCCTTTCGCTTCACTCACATCAACGCTTTTCAGTGAAACTTATCGCGTTCTGAAACCCGGGGGGTTTGCCCATTTCGGAGCAAAAAATCCATATGGTTATGCCCGCCTGCTCAGACGGGTGCTGAATTCATCTGGCAGCCCGTCGAAAGGTTCCCGCCTGACACCCATGCATCGTGCCAAGAATCTGATTCGGCAGGCCGGTTTCCTCCACCTCCGTGCTCACCCTTATCTGGTGGAGAACGATAATGTCCACGAGATCATTGCGCCATCCGGTTACCGCTCAACAAAAAACAGCCTTGCCACCAGCGAGAGATTAAAACAAATCGTTCTTGGAAAGACCGGTGCCAGATTTCTGGCGCCAGCTTATGGACTGGTCTGCTCCAAGAACCAGAACCTTCCATTGCCATTAGAAAGTTTTATTGATGATCTGTGCGCTCGGAATATTCTGTCTAAAACCGCTGGGAAAAGTTTCGGCTTTCAACGTTACCTTTCGCTCCCCGGCAAGGCCATCATCACCCTGGGTAATAACGGAGACGACAAACAAAACGTCATCATCGTTATTCCCAAAGTTGCCAGAGTGCTGGACTGGCGCCGGAAGGAAATAGTCATCGTTAACGAGGTGCGCGCGGTTTCACCGTTTCTTGCCTCACGGCTACCGCGCTTGTATACCGAGTGTTCGATCGGTGACATGACCTATTTCGCCATCAGCGAGATCCCGGGCATGACCATCGATCGTCGTGTGCGCGAGTTGGAACGACTCACGTGCAACGCGGTGGACTTTCTAATTCGCTTCAATCAGATCACCACGCGCGAGATTTCCATCGATGAGGCCGTCTTTGATGGCCTGTTCGGCTCGCTGATCAGGCAGGTCATCGCCACTTATCCTGATACGCGGCAAATCATGGAGAAAATTGAGGCCCACTTGCGCCGCGTCGTTCCTGGCAGAAACATAGCCACTGTCTGGCTCCACGGTGACTACAAGCTGGAAAATCTCATCTTTGACAAGAAGACTCTTGAGATCAACGGCATTATCGACTGGGAACACTCGCGTCGGGATAATCTGCCATGGCTCGATTTGATGTATCTGCTCGTTTACAACCGCATCATGACGCAAGAGCACGACTTCTTTGCGGCCTATCGTGAAGTGATTCTCGATGAGAACCTTACAAACCACGAAAATACGGTCATGGCATCCTACGCCAGCACAATACCTGTAACACCAGACATGAAGACGGTTCTGTCGTGCCTTTTCCTCTTGCACCACATCGGATTCCGCTATATTTACGTTATGCGCCGCGAGCTGGACCGGCATAATATATTCAATGCGCTCGACAATGTTGAAAAGCGTCTTGCCAGACTGAGCATCTAA
- a CDS encoding right-handed parallel beta-helix repeat-containing protein: MFKYPLILSLVIFLVTGCGQGANSNTTPTNSSPPPAPTDTSSPSVTISSPTSSSSYSTSSATINLGGTASDNVGVTQVNWTNSRGGGGTASGTTAWNASGITLQSGSNTLTVTARDAAGNTATDTLVVTYSTTIPGDTTAPVVTISSPTSASGYTTTSGTMTLAGSASDNVGVTQVTWSNSRGGSGTASGTTSWSVGSITLQSGSNVITVTARDAAGNQNTDVLTVAYSVSTSLECSISTVLCVEDTAGANQEYSTIQAAVNVVRPGDTILVHDGSYTGFTISADGTSSSRIVVKAAGSSAVINQANSNSEGITLSNANYVTIEGFTVVGMPDAGIASHNASATSPMRGVIIRNNTVQNSGFMNIYMSQTADSLIEGNIASGAVTSHGIYLANGGSDNTVLRGNRCFNNFKNGIHFNGDSSIGGDGLHSGLTVENNILYNNNDNGVDADGVQDSVFQNNLMYGNGRNALRLFRIDSAQGPKNIKVINNTLIVPSGGGWAIKFSEDLGGHVIFNNILLSENSSTGSISMPNTNFVSNNNALVGRLTYNGESSIVNLSAWQTAGFDANSFTTTSSSLFVNAGAANYQLKAGAPAIDTGRISLNNVLAPLADILGASRPQGVTFDMGAYESN; encoded by the coding sequence ATGTTCAAATACCCCCTCATTCTTTCTTTAGTTATATTTCTCGTTACCGGCTGCGGCCAAGGCGCGAACAGCAACACTACGCCAACCAATAGTTCACCACCCCCTGCGCCGACGGACACATCTTCACCGTCGGTAACCATCTCCAGCCCGACAAGCAGCTCGAGCTACAGCACGAGCAGCGCCACGATTAACCTGGGCGGCACAGCATCAGACAACGTCGGCGTGACTCAGGTCAACTGGACCAACAGCCGCGGCGGCGGCGGCACAGCCAGCGGCACGACAGCGTGGAATGCGTCCGGCATTACGTTGCAAAGCGGATCAAATACGCTCACGGTAACAGCGCGCGACGCGGCCGGTAATACCGCGACCGACACTCTGGTCGTCACCTATTCCACCACCATACCGGGCGATACGACGGCTCCCGTCGTCACCATCTCCTCGCCTACCAGCGCCTCCGGCTATACCACCACGAGCGGAACAATGACGCTGGCGGGTTCGGCCTCGGACAATGTCGGCGTCACCCAGGTAACCTGGTCGAACAGTCGTGGCGGCAGCGGCACGGCGAGCGGCACCACTTCGTGGAGCGTTGGCAGCATTACGCTGCAGAGCGGAAGCAACGTCATCACGGTGACGGCACGGGATGCAGCGGGGAACCAGAATACCGATGTGTTGACGGTGGCTTATTCCGTTTCTACCTCGCTGGAATGCAGCATATCTACAGTTCTGTGCGTCGAAGACACAGCGGGAGCCAACCAGGAGTATTCCACCATCCAGGCGGCGGTCAACGTTGTGCGTCCGGGCGACACCATCCTGGTGCATGACGGTAGCTACACCGGCTTCACCATTTCGGCAGACGGCACCTCGTCCAGCCGCATCGTGGTCAAGGCCGCGGGCAGTTCGGCCGTCATCAACCAGGCCAACAGCAACAGCGAAGGTATCACCCTCAGCAATGCCAATTACGTCACTATCGAGGGATTCACCGTCGTCGGTATGCCGGATGCCGGCATTGCCTCGCACAATGCCTCGGCCACCAGTCCCATGCGCGGCGTGATTATTCGTAACAACACCGTGCAAAATTCCGGTTTCATGAATATTTACATGTCGCAAACCGCCGATTCACTGATTGAAGGAAACATCGCGAGCGGCGCTGTCACCAGCCATGGCATCTATCTCGCCAACGGCGGGTCGGATAACACCGTCCTGCGCGGCAACCGCTGCTTCAATAACTTCAAGAACGGGATTCATTTCAACGGCGACAGCAGTATCGGCGGCGACGGACTGCACAGCGGGCTCACCGTTGAAAACAATATTCTTTATAACAACAACGACAACGGTGTCGATGCTGACGGCGTGCAAGACTCCGTGTTCCAAAATAACCTGATGTACGGCAATGGCCGCAATGCCTTGCGCCTCTTTCGTATCGATTCAGCCCAAGGTCCAAAAAACATCAAGGTCATCAACAACACCCTGATCGTACCCAGCGGTGGCGGTTGGGCCATAAAATTCAGCGAGGATCTTGGTGGACATGTGATCTTCAACAATATTCTGTTGAGCGAAAACAGCAGCACGGGCAGCATTTCCATGCCCAACACCAACTTCGTAAGCAACAACAATGCCCTCGTTGGTCGTCTCACCTACAACGGCGAAAGCTCTATTGTGAACCTGAGCGCCTGGCAAACAGCCGGCTTTGACGCCAATTCGTTCACGACCACCTCATCAAGCCTGTTTGTCAACGCCGGCGCGGCCAACTATCAACTCAAGGCCGGAGCACCGGCGATAGATACCGGGCGCATCTCGTTGAATAACGTCCTGGCGCCGCTGGCCGACATCCTCGGTGCCTCAAGGCCACAGGGCGTCACTTTCGATATGGGCGCCTACGAGTCCAATTAA
- a CDS encoding DUF3187 family protein, whose translation MATLSGSLAWAETGAQTVRPLYSFNQSPLIQIYGLPALGESRVLGPDESALALHLQLANHFTGASSSAEALSLDGETRRLTLHWRQGLPGNREWGFDLPYVSHNGGFLDMSIEEFHDILGLPQNGRTDLPRNRIDYRYERQGVNLVNLNRAVSGVGDLRLTAGMPVTAKIASDSYTAAWRVSLKLPTGNEADLLGSGSTDLAGWMSAATTRQPDKWNLYGGGGLLLMSEGNVMPAQQRHLVAFGVFGISQQFFPQLTFNAQLDVHSPFYSDSGLRQLGRYAVQGLLGLDWEFAPRKSFVFSISEDMVVGAAPDVAFNLSLTTSF comes from the coding sequence GTGGCGACCCTTTCTGGCAGCCTTGCCTGGGCCGAAACAGGTGCCCAGACCGTGAGACCGCTTTACAGCTTTAACCAAAGCCCCCTGATACAAATATATGGTCTGCCCGCCCTGGGGGAATCGCGTGTTTTGGGCCCGGATGAGTCGGCTTTGGCGCTTCATCTGCAACTTGCCAATCATTTCACCGGCGCCAGCAGCAGCGCTGAAGCCCTGAGCCTGGATGGAGAAACCCGGCGTTTGACGCTGCACTGGCGCCAGGGCCTGCCCGGGAACAGGGAATGGGGTTTTGATCTGCCTTATGTGTCACACAATGGCGGATTTCTGGACATGTCCATTGAGGAATTCCACGACATTCTCGGCCTGCCGCAGAATGGTCGCACCGATCTTCCGCGCAACCGGATTGATTACCGCTACGAGCGCCAGGGCGTAAATCTGGTGAACCTCAACCGCGCCGTCAGCGGCGTGGGTGATTTGCGTTTGACCGCCGGGATGCCGGTCACCGCAAAGATAGCTTCTGACAGCTATACCGCTGCCTGGCGCGTGAGCCTCAAGCTACCCACCGGCAACGAAGCCGATCTGCTGGGCAGCGGGAGTACGGATCTGGCCGGCTGGATGAGCGCAGCCACTACCCGTCAGCCTGATAAATGGAATCTTTATGGCGGAGGTGGGCTGCTGTTAATGAGCGAAGGAAATGTCATGCCGGCGCAGCAACGCCATCTCGTGGCCTTCGGTGTCTTTGGAATCAGCCAGCAATTCTTCCCGCAACTGACATTCAACGCACAGCTGGACGTGCACAGCCCGTTTTACAGTGACAGCGGATTGCGGCAATTAGGCAGGTACGCCGTACAGGGGTTGCTGGGGCTGGACTGGGAATTTGCACCACGAAAATCTTTCGTGTTCTCGATATCGGAGGATATGGTGGTCGGTGCGGCACCTGATGTGGCGTTCAACCTGTCTTTGACTACATCCTTTTGA
- a CDS encoding SDR family oxidoreductase has product MKVLVTGGAGFIGSHLVEKLLAAGDRIRVVDDLSTGRRDNLVRHEALEFIEGDIRDAGLIDRCAKQMDAVVHLAAVASVQASMDDPVRTHQVNFDGTLNLLEASRLQGVKRFIYACSAAVYGDTETIPVPEEAIPKPLSPYAIDKLSGEHYLLHYYRAYGLAATSFRFFNIYGPRQDPSSPYSGVISIFVERLMRNQPITVFGDGVQTRDFVYVADLADLLVRSAHGMEGNGGVFNVGTGKRHSLLQLLTNLEKISGKKIERHHKPTRPGDIQHSCADVTRLKKTFGSAPATLFEEGLKKLLASLGI; this is encoded by the coding sequence ATGAAGGTGCTGGTTACCGGCGGTGCCGGATTTATCGGCTCGCATCTGGTGGAAAAATTACTCGCGGCGGGAGACCGTATACGGGTGGTGGACGATCTTTCCACTGGCAGGCGCGACAATCTTGTCAGGCATGAGGCGCTTGAATTTATCGAGGGCGATATTCGTGATGCCGGGTTGATTGACCGATGCGCCAAGCAGATGGATGCCGTGGTGCATCTCGCCGCTGTCGCCTCGGTACAGGCGAGCATGGACGATCCTGTTCGCACGCATCAGGTCAATTTTGACGGAACCCTGAATTTGCTCGAGGCATCGCGCCTTCAAGGCGTTAAACGGTTTATCTATGCCTGTTCCGCAGCAGTTTATGGCGACACCGAGACCATTCCGGTCCCGGAAGAGGCGATCCCTAAACCATTGTCGCCTTACGCCATAGACAAGTTGTCCGGCGAGCATTACCTGCTTCACTATTATCGGGCCTATGGTTTGGCCGCCACATCCTTCCGGTTTTTTAATATTTACGGTCCACGTCAGGATCCGTCATCACCCTACTCGGGCGTCATCAGTATTTTTGTGGAACGATTGATGCGCAACCAGCCGATTACAGTATTTGGCGATGGAGTGCAGACGCGTGATTTCGTTTACGTGGCTGATCTGGCTGACTTGCTCGTGCGGTCGGCGCATGGAATGGAAGGCAACGGCGGCGTGTTTAACGTTGGCACCGGCAAGCGTCACTCGCTCCTGCAATTGCTGACGAACCTGGAGAAAATATCAGGAAAAAAAATCGAGCGACATCACAAACCCACGCGACCCGGCGATATTCAACATTCCTGCGCCGATGTGACTCGCCTGAAAAAAACGTTTGGCAGCGCGCCGGCGACGCTTTTCGAGGAAGGTTTGAAAAAACTACTCGCGTCGCTCGGTATTTGA
- a CDS encoding glycosyltransferase family 2 protein, whose amino-acid sequence MAQAIFFISAALLLYNYLLFPAGIILMARMGGSKVAETLSTASESLPTVTLVIAAYNEERVIEAKILNSLDLDYPVELLRILVVSDGSTDSTPQIVQRFQNKGVLSLHDPERRGKTAALNRAVASATSDIVVFSDANNIFDKNALRQLVKHFANPRVGGVCGLKQIYHSAERESSQGDSLYWKYESAIKESESRLGSITNADGEIFAVRRSLYQPVDNMLINDDAEITFILIKQGYRVLYERHAVSHEQASIRIEDDFHVKVRMISGGFQTIARHWAFLLPPRSWFAFNFVSHKLLRWLAPEFMILIAISSLWLISSPFFLAMIILQGAFYALAVLGWITREGIGRRAVFYIPFYLCAMNLAALHGLWRFLAGTQTTQWRKAER is encoded by the coding sequence ATGGCCCAGGCTATTTTTTTCATCTCTGCCGCACTGCTGCTCTACAACTATCTTCTGTTCCCGGCCGGCATCATTTTGATGGCCCGGATGGGTGGCAGTAAGGTGGCTGAAACATTGAGCACCGCAAGCGAGTCGCTACCAACCGTGACACTCGTGATTGCTGCCTATAACGAGGAACGGGTCATTGAGGCGAAAATTCTGAATTCACTGGATCTGGATTACCCGGTGGAGTTACTGCGCATCCTGGTGGTTTCAGACGGATCCACCGACTCCACGCCACAAATCGTGCAACGCTTCCAGAACAAGGGTGTTCTATCACTGCATGATCCTGAACGACGCGGGAAAACCGCCGCCCTCAACCGTGCCGTGGCTTCGGCGACCTCGGACATCGTGGTTTTTTCGGATGCCAACAACATATTCGATAAAAACGCACTTCGACAACTGGTCAAGCACTTTGCCAATCCACGCGTCGGCGGAGTGTGCGGCCTCAAGCAGATTTACCACTCCGCGGAACGGGAATCGAGCCAAGGTGATAGCCTGTACTGGAAATATGAGTCAGCCATCAAGGAATCGGAAAGCCGTTTGGGCTCCATTACCAATGCCGACGGCGAAATTTTTGCGGTTCGGCGGAGCCTGTACCAACCTGTTGATAACATGCTCATCAACGATGATGCAGAGATTACCTTCATCCTGATCAAGCAAGGTTATCGGGTATTGTACGAGCGCCATGCCGTTTCCCATGAGCAGGCCTCCATCCGGATCGAGGATGATTTCCACGTGAAAGTCCGCATGATATCCGGCGGTTTTCAGACCATTGCCCGGCATTGGGCCTTTCTGCTCCCACCGCGGTCCTGGTTTGCCTTTAATTTTGTATCGCACAAGCTGCTGCGCTGGCTTGCCCCGGAGTTCATGATCCTGATCGCGATCTCCTCTTTATGGCTGATTTCATCCCCGTTTTTTCTCGCCATGATCATCCTTCAGGGTGCATTCTATGCGCTTGCCGTATTAGGCTGGATTACGCGCGAAGGAATCGGCCGCCGGGCGGTTTTCTATATTCCTTTCTATCTTTGCGCCATGAATCTTGCGGCCTTGCACGGGCTGTGGCGTTTCCTCGCTGGTACCCAGACTACCCAGTGGCGCAAGGCGGAACGCTGA